A segment of the Candidatus Doudnabacteria bacterium genome:
TGCTTTAGCTGTCGATACTTCGGTCAACGTTTCAGGGAACGCCAACGTAAATGTCGGCGCAAATTTTTGCTCCAGAATTAACAGCACTTCCAGCACTCTCAATAATTTGGTAGCCAAACTGCAAAATAATCGCGGCAAGTTCAGATCGCAGATGCTGCAGTCCTTGAGCAACCGCATCACCAGCCGCGCGTCTTCAGTTGCAAAGATCCGAGCTTCAGCTAAAGGCAACTTTGCCGCTGATATCGCCAAACTTAACGCCAAGGCGACAACCGATGCGCAGAAAGCGGCGGTAGCCTCTTTCCAGGTTTCCGTCCAGGCAGCGCAAACTACCCGCCAGCAGGCTATCCAAGCCGCGATCAGCGCGTACATGACAGCCGTGCAGCAAGAGATCACGAACCGCGAAAACACGGTTCAGACAGCAGCAACCACTTTCCAATCAGCGGTCACCGCAGCTCTTGCCAAGGCCAAGTCGGACTGCGCCAGCAAGGTGGATTCGCCGACTGCGCGCGCAACTTTTGCCGCCAGTATTTCCAGCGCTAACACTACTTTCAAGGCTTCCGTGACAGGCCTGGCCACTGGCCAATTGATTGCTTTGGCGCAGACCCGCGACAATGCGATCCAGGCCGCCAACCAAGCTTTCAGAGCCAGTCTGCAACAGGCGGTTGTAACGCTTAAAGCCGCATTCGCAACACCGTAAATTGATGATTTCAGCAAAACGTCCCGGTAATCGGGGCGTTTTTGTTTTTGACCGGGATTTGTTATAATTGATACAATAATTTAAAGGCGCCAGAGTCGGCGATCAACCGACGAGCCGGTAGAAGAAAACCCATAGAACTACCCGCAAGTCCTGCGTAACAGGGCAGAATTAAGAGCCAAATTGGGTTGGTACCTTTCCCGACAAGCCGGGAGAACCCAAAGAAAGTGGCTTTTTATTTTTTCCGCACCATAACGAGTTTATGAAGCAAACTTTTAAACCAATCGATCCGAAGCCTGACTTTCCCAAACTTGAGGAAGAGGTCTTAAAGTTTTGGGAAGACAATCAGATCTTCCAAAAATCTTTGGAGCAGACGAAAAACGGCAAGCCGTACGTTTTTTATGACGGCCCGCCGTTTGCTACAGGTACACCGCATTACGGACATATTTTAGGTTCAACTGTAAAGGACCTGTTTCCGCGCTATCAGACTATGAACGGAAGATTTGTCCGCCGCCGCTGGGGCTGGGACTGCCATGGCCTGCCGATAGAAGAGATAGTTGAGCGGAAATTGGGGATCTCAGGCAAAAAGGACATTGAGAAGCTGGGCATAAAAAAATTCAACGAAACCTGCCGCTCAATGGTTTTGGAATATGTGGGCGAGTGGCGGAAGACCATCCGCCGAATTGCGCGCTGGGTTGATTTTGATAATTCTTACAAAACCATGGATCGCGACTACATGGAGTCCGTCTGGTGGGCATTCAAACAGATCTATGACAAAGGGTTGGTTTACGAAGGCCGCCGGGTGCTTCTTTATTGTCCTCGTTGCGAAACGCCGGTTTCAAATTTTGAAGTGGCTATGGATAACAGTTATCAGGAAGTCACAGAAGAAGCGGTAACCGTAAAATTCAAAATCCAAAAGCAGAAGAACACTTATTTATTGGCCTGGACGACCACCCCCTGGACTTTGCCGGGCAATGTGGCCTTGGCTGTGGGTGCGGATATTGATTACGTAAAAGTTAAAGCAGGCGATGAGTTCTATATTTTGGCAAAAAAAACTGAATAAAGACGGGACAATTATTGAAGAATTCAAAGGCTCCAAACTTGTCGGCTTGGAATACGAACCGTTATTTGATGTGCCTGATGTGAGATCAGACAAGTCATTTAAAATTTATGCGGCTGACTTTGTGAATACCGAAGACGGCACCGGGGTCGTGCACACGGCCGTGGTTTACGGTGAAGATGACTATGATCTGGGGCTGAAAGTCGGTTTGCCCGTGGTTCCTTTGCTTGATGAAAAAGGAAAGTTTAATGATAAGGCGCCGAAGTTATTGCAAGGCGTATATTTTAAAGATTCGGAAAAAATCATTAAGAAAGACCTTGAGGGCAGGGGATTGTTGTTTGCAAAAAATCAGCACAAACATTCTTATCCGCATTGCTGGCGCTGTGGTACGACGCTTTATTACAATGCCATCCCGGCCTGGTTCA
Coding sequences within it:
- a CDS encoding class I tRNA ligase family protein — encoded protein: MKQTFKPIDPKPDFPKLEEEVLKFWEDNQIFQKSLEQTKNGKPYVFYDGPPFATGTPHYGHILGSTVKDLFPRYQTMNGRFVRRRWGWDCHGLPIEEIVERKLGISGKKDIEKLGIKKFNETCRSMVLEYVGEWRKTIRRIARWVDFDNSYKTMDRDYMESVWWAFKQIYDKGLVYEGRRVLLYCPRCETPVSNFEVAMDNSYQEVTEEAVTVKFKIQKQKNTYLLAWTTTPWTLPGNVALAVGADIDYVKVKAGDEFYILAKKTE